A window of the Cicer arietinum cultivar CDC Frontier isolate Library 1 chromosome 6, Cicar.CDCFrontier_v2.0, whole genome shotgun sequence genome harbors these coding sequences:
- the LOC101489971 gene encoding alpha,alpha-trehalose-phosphate synthase [UDP-forming] 6 has product MVSRSYSNLLELASGESPSFEHMNRRIPRIMTVAGLISDVDDDDPLESICSDPSSSSVQRERIIIVANQLPIKAHRKQDGNKNWFFSWDENSLLLQLKDGLGDDDVEVIYVGCLKEDVHPNEQDEVSQILLETFKCVPTFLPPELFTRYYHGFCKQQLWPLFHYMLPLSPDLGGRFNRSLWQAYVSVNKIFADRIMEVINPEDDYVWIHDYHLMVLPTFLRKRFNRVKLGFFLHSPFPSSEIYKTLPIREELLRALLNSDLIGFHTFDYARHFLSCCSRMLGLTYESKRGYIGIEYYGRTVSIKILPVGIHMGQLQSVLSLSKTEEKVSELITQFVDKGKIMLLGVDDMDIFKGISLKLLAMEQLLIQHPEWHGKVVLVQIANPARGRGKDVKEVQAETKATAKRINESFGKPGYDPVVLIEEPLRFYEKVAYYVVAECCLVTAVRDGMNLIPYEYIISRQGTEKLDKVLGISSSSKKSMLVVSEFIGCSPSLSGAIRVNPWNIDAVADAMDLALEMADSEKQLRHEKHYRYVSTHDVGYWARSFLQDLERTCSDHVRRRWWGIGFGLSFRVVALDPNFRKLSMEHIVSAYKRTKTRAILLDYDGTLMPQASIDKSPTSNFIKMLNSLCRDEKNMVFLVSAKSRKTLSEWFSPCENLGIAAEHGYFLRLKRDAEWETCVPVTDSSWKQIAEPVMKLYTETTDGSTIEDKETALVWCYEDADPDFGSCQAKELLNHLESVLTNEPVTVKSGLNNVEVKPQGVNKGLVAKRLLSTMQGKGMSPDFVLCIGDDRSDEDMFEVITSSMAGPSMAPRAEVFACTVGRKPSKAKYYLDDTTDIVRMVQGLAYVSDQLVLF; this is encoded by the exons ATGGTGTCAAGATCTTATTCAAATCTACTTGAGCTGGCTTCTGGTGAATCTCCATCTTTTGAACACATGAACAGAAGAATTCCTAGGATTATGACTGTTGCTGGATTGATATCtgatgttgatgatgatgaccCTTTGGAGAGTATTTGTTCTGACCCTTCTTCTTCATCTGTCCAAAGAGAAAGGATCATAATAGTTGCAAATCAGCTTCCTATAAAGGCTCATAGGAAACAAGATGGTAACAAGAATTGGTTTTTCAGTTGGGATGAGAATTCACTTTTACTTCAACTGAAAGATGGGTTAGGTGATGATGATGTTGAGGTTATTTATGTTGGTTGTCTCAAAGAAGATGTTCATCCAAATGAACAAGATGAGGTTTCACAGATACTTCTTGAGACTTTCAAATGTGTACCAACTTTTCTACCACCTGAACTTTTTACAAGGTATTATCATGGTTTTTGTAAGCAACAGTTATGGCCACTGTTCCATTACATGTTGCCTTTGTCACCAGATTTAGGTGGAAGGTTCAATAGGTCACTTTGGCAGGCTTATGTATCAGTCAATAAGATCTTTGCTGACAGGATTATGGAAGTGATTAACCCTGAAGATGATTATGTTTGGATACATGATTATCATCTCATGGTGTTACCAACTTTCTTGAGAAAAAGGTTTAATAGAGTGAAACTTGGTTTCTTTCTCCATAGTCCTTTCCCTTCATCAGAAATTTACAAGACACTGCCTATTAGAGAAGAGCTTTTAAGAGCCCTTTTGAATTCTGATTTGATTGGTTTCCACACTTTTGATTATGCAAGACATTTTCTTTCTTGTTGTAGTAGGATGCTTGGTCTTACCTATGAATCCAAAAGGGGTTATATTGGAATTGAATATTATGGTAGGACAGTTAGTATCAAAATTCTACCTGTTGGCATACACATGGGTCAGCTTCAATCAGTTCTAAGTTTATCAAAGACTGAAGAGAAAGTTTCTGAGCTCATTACACAGTTTGTTGATAAAGGAAAGATAATGTTACTTGGTGTGGATGACATGGATATCTTTAAAGGGATAAGTTTGAAGCTATTGGCCATGGAGCAGCTTCTTATTCAGCACCCTGAGTGGCATGGAAAAGTTGTATTGGTTCAGATAGCAAATCCTGCTAGAGGAAGAGGGAAAGATGTGAAGGAAGTGCAAGCCGAGACGAAGGCGACAGCTAAGCGGATTAACGAATCATTTGGAAAGCCGGGTTATGATCCTGTTGTTTTGATTGAGGAGCCATTAAGGTTTTACGAGAAAGTTGCTTATTATGTTGTTGCTGAGTGTTGTTTAGTGACTGCAGTTAGAGATGGAATGAATCTCATACCTTATGAATATATAATAAGTCGTCAAGGGACCGAAAAATTGGACAAAGTTTTGGGAATAAGTTCATCCTCTAAGAAAAGCATGTTGGTTGTGTCTGAGTTTATTGGTTGTTCACCATCTTTAAGTGGAGCTATTAGAGTGAATCCATGGAACATTGATGCAGTAGCAGATGCAATGGATTTGGCTTTGGAAATGGCTGATTCAGAGAAACAGCTTAGACATGAGAAGCATTACAGATATGTTAGTACTCATGATGTGGGTTACTGGGCTCGTAGCTTCTTGCAAGATTTGGAAAGGACTTGTAGTGATCATGTAAGGAGAAGGTGGTGGGGAATTGGTTTTGGATTGAGTTTTAGAGTTGTAGCACTTGATCCAAACTTCAGAAAGCTCTCAATGGAGCACATAGTTTCGGCTTACAAGCGGACAAAAACTAGGGCGATACTACTAGATTATGATGGTACACTAATGCCTCAGGCTTCCATTGATAAAAGTCCAACCAGTAATTTCATTAAAATGCTTAATAGTTTGTGTAGAGATGAGAAGAACATGGTGTTTCTAGTCAGTGCGAAAAGCCGAAAGACGCTTTCTGAATGGTTTTCTCCTTGTGAAAATCTTGGAATTGCCGCCGAACATGGTTACTTTTtaag ACTGAAGCGCGACGCAGAATGGGAAACATGTGTACCTGTAACGGACTCCAGTTGGAAACAAATTGCAGAGCCTGTGATGAAACTTTATACTGAAACAACTGATGGATCCACAATTGAAGATAAGGAGACGGCGCTTGTTTGGTGCTATGAGGATGCTGATCCAGATTTTGGGTCATGCCAAGCTAAAGAACTTCTTAATCATCTTGAAAGTGTGCTTACAAATGAACCAGTAACAGTGAAGAGTGGCCTGAATAATGTGGAGGTTAAACCACAG GGTGTGAACAAGGGGCTTGTGGCTAAACGCCTACTTTCAACCATGCAAGGAAAGGGAATGTCACCTGATTTTGTTTTGTGTATAGGCGATGACCGATCTGATGAAGACATGTTTGAGGTAATCACCAGTTCAATGGCTGGTCCTTCAATGGCACCCAGGGCTGAAGTATTTGCATGCACTGTTGGTCGAAAGCCAAGTAAGGCCAAGTACTATCTCGATGATACTACCGATATAGTGAGAATGGTGCAGGGTTTAGCCTATGTTTCAGAccaattagttttattttag
- the LOC101490304 gene encoding putative pentatricopeptide repeat-containing protein At3g23330 produces the protein MSCSTEHIITNILRNPKRTVSVSTRQAKQLHAHIVKTKGTFHDDNILVLSLYSNLNLLHHSLHLFNSLPSPPPPLAWSSLIKCYTSHSLLHLSFSSFKSMRSLSVPANQHVFPSLLKASTLLKHHKLAHSLHASVVRLGLDSDLYISNALINMYAKFCNFSVAANAGNVFDVIPHREKFEIDSVGKIFDMMPVRDVVSWNTVIAGYAQNGMYVEALNMVRKMGNNGNLKPDSFTLSSILPVFAEYVDVYRGKEIHGYALRHGFDGDVFIGSSLVDMYAKCNRLEHSIEVFRLLPRKDAISWNSIIAGCVQNGEFDRGLGFFRRMLKENVRPMHVSFSSVIPACAHLTAMSLGKQLHGCITRLGFDDNEFIASSLVDMYAKCGNIKMARYVFDRIGKRDTVSWTAIIMGCAMHGHALDAVSLFENMLEDGIRPCYVAFMAVLTACSHAGLVDEGWRYFNTMEREFGIAPGLEHYAAVADLLGRAGRLEEAYDFISNMGVQATGSVWSTLLAACRAHKSVELAEKVVDKLLLIDPENMGAYVLMSNIYSAARRWKDAARLRIHMRKKGLKKIPACSWIEVGKEVHTFMAGDKSHPYYDKINEALNVLLEQMEKEGYVLDTNEVLHDVDEDHKRDMLHNHSERLAIAFGIISTTAGTTIRIIKNIRVCADCHTAIKFISKIVGREIVVRDNSRFHHFKNGSCSCGDYW, from the exons ATGAGTTGTTCAACAGAACACATAATCACAAATATCCTAAGAAACCCAAAAAGAACAGTTTCAGTTTCAACACGACAAGCGAAACAACTCCACGCACACATCGTAAAAACCAAAGGAACATTCCACGACGACAACATCCTCGTACTCTCACTCTACTCCAACCTTAACCTCTTACACCATTCCCTCCACCTCTTCAATTCCCTTCCTTCTCCTCCACCACCTCTTGCATGGTCTTCTCTTATCAAATGCTACACTTCTCACTCCCTTCTTCACCTTTCCTTCTCTTCCTTTAAATCTATGCGATCTCTCTCTGTTCCTGCCAATCAACACGTTTTCCCTTCACTCCTCAAAGCTTCCACTCTTTTGAAACACCACAAACTCGCTCATTCTCTTCATGCATCCGTTGTTCGTCTTGGTCTCGACTCTGACCTCTATATATCCAATGCACTCATCAACATGTATGCTAAATTTTGTAACTTTTCCGTTGCTGCAAATGCAGGCAACGTGTTTGATGTAATTCCTCATAGAGAGAAATTTGAGATTGACAGTGTTGGGAAGATTTTTGATATGATGCCTGTTAGGGATGTTGTTTCTTGGAACACTGTTATTGCTGGATATGCTCAAAATGGGATGTATGTAGAAGCATTGAACATGGTTAGAAAGATGGGGAATAATGGTAACTTGAAGCCTGACTCGTTTACTCTTTCGAGTATTCTTCCGGTTTTCGCGGAGTATGTTGATGTTTATAGAG GGAAAGAGATTCATGGTTATGCTTTAAGACATGGGTTTGATGGGGATGTTTTCATTGGAAGTAGtttggttgatatgtatgcaaaGTGTAATAGACTGGAACATTCGATCGAAGTTTTTCGCCTCTTGCCGCGAAAAGATGCGATTTCTTGGAACTCTATCATTGCTGGTTGTGTGCAGAATGGTGAATTTGATCGAGGGCTTGGATTCTTCCGTCGCATGTTGAAGGAAAATGTGAGACCTATGCATGTTTCTTTTTCGAGTGTTATACCTGCTTGTGCTCATTTGACTGCTATGAGTTTGGGGAAGCAGCTTCATGGATGTATAACTAGACTTGGTTTTGATGATAATGAGTTTATAGCTAGCTCCCTTGTGGACATGTATGCAAAATGCGGCAACATTAAGATGGCTAGATATGTTTTTGATAGAATAGGGAAGCGTGATACTGTGTCGTGGACTGCCATCATTATGGGATGTGCCATGCATGGGCATGCCCTCGATGCAGTTTCCTTGTTTGAGAACATGTTGGAGGATGGAATAAGGCCCTGCTATGTGGCATTCATGGCTGTTTTAACTGCGTGTAGTCATGCCGGGCTGGTAGATGAAGGTTGGAGATATTTTAACACTATGGAGAGGGAATTTGGAATTGCTCCTGGTTTGGAGCACTATGCTGCTGTTGCTGACCTGCTTGGTAGAGCTGGAAGATTGGAGGAAGCTTATGATTTCATTTCTAACATGGGAGTACAAGCCACCGGGAGTGTGTGGTCAACACTGTTGGCTGCTTGCAGAGCTCATAAGAGTGTTGAATTAGCTGAAAAGGTTGTTGACAAGTTACTTTTGATTGACCCCGAAAACATGGGGGCTTATGTTTTAATGTCAAACATCTATTCAGCTGCACGAAGATGGAAAGATGCTGCAAGATTGAGAATACACATGAGGAAAAAAGGTTTGAAGAAGATCCCTGCATGCAGCTGGATTGAGGTTGGAAAAGAAGTGCATACTTTTATGGCAGGAGATAAATCACATCCTTATTATGACAAAATAAACGAGGCATTGAATGTTTTGTTGGAACAGATGGAGAAAGAAGGTTATGTCCTTGACACAAATGAGGTGCTCCATGATGTTGATGAGGATCATAAACGCGACATGTTACACAACCACAGTGAGAGACTTGCCATAGCATTTGGCATCATTAGCACTACAGCTGGTACAACCATCCGCATAATAAAGAATATTCGGGTGTGTGCTGACTGCCACActgcaattaaatttatttcgaAGATTGTTGGAAGGGAAATCGTTGTGAGGGATAATAGTCGATTTCACCATTTCAAGAACGGGTCTTGTTCATGTGGTGATTATTGGTGA